From the Candidatus Izemoplasmatales bacterium genome, the window TATCCCGAATACATCCCGAACCTCTCCAGCTGCAAGTCGCCCCAGCAGATGGCCGGCGCCCTGATCAAGACCTACTACGCCGAGAAGCTCGCCCTCGACCCGAAGGCGATCGTCTCCGTCTCGATCATGCCGTGCGTCGCCAAGAAGGCGGAGGCGAAGCGTCCCGACATGGGCCGCGACGGCTACCGCGACGTCGACATCGTCCTGACGACGCGCGAGATCGCCCGCCTGATCCGCCACCGCGGGATCCGGTTCCAGGAACTCGACCCGATCAAGCCCTACGGCGACCTCGCCAAGTACACCGGCGCGGCATCGATCTTCGGCGCCACCGGCGGCGTCATGGAAGCCGCCCTCCGCACCGTCACCGAAATCCTCGAAGGCCACTCCACGCCGGTCGAATTCGCCGACGTCCGCGGCCTCTCGGACATCAAGGAAGCGACCTACAGGGTCGCCGGCATCGACGTCAACGTCGCCGTCGTCCACGGCGGGAAGGCGATCGGCCAGTTCCTCGAACGGATGAAGAAGGGCGAGAAGCAGTACCACTTCGTCGAATTCATGGGCTGCACCGGCGGCTGCATCAACGGCGGCGGACAGCCGATCGTGACCGCCCCGATGCAGGGCAAGTTCGACGTCCGCGAGCGCCGCATGAAGGTCCTCTACGCGATCGACCAGGGATCGGCCTTCCGCAAGTCGCACGAGAGCGAAGCGGTCAAGAAGGTCTACGCCGAATACCTCGGCGAGCCGAACTCCCATCTCGCGCACGAACTCCTCCACACCCATTACAAGAAACGCGACGTCTACTCCAAATGAACCGGGCGGCGAAGTCTACGGACTCCGCCGCTTTTTTTCGATTCATCATCCGTTCACATTCGTCTGCTAGAATGGGCTCGAGGTGAAAGAAACATGAAAAAACGCAATGTCTGGATCTGGATCATCGTCGCCGTCGTCGTCCTGTCGGCGGCGGCCCGCTTCGCCTTCTTCTACTTCTCCGACGCATGGAACGGCTGGGATGCCGGCGACTGGCCCGGAATCATGCCGATGATGGGCGGATGGGGGATGCCGCTCGGCATGCTCGGGATGGCCGCCTTCTGGGTCTTCGTCGTCTTCGTCGTCCTGCGGACCCTGCCCGGCCGGAGCTGCCGTTCCGGCAGCGACGCGACGGTTCGCCTGAAGGAAAGGCTCGCCGGCGGAGACATCACGATCGAGGAATACGAGACGCTTCGGAAGAAGCTCGAGGAGGACAACTGACATGAAACGCTTGATGATCGTCCTGGGGACGGTCGCAGTGCTTGTCGCCGCGGGATTCGCAATCCGCAACACCGTCGCGGCCGAAGACGTTCCGGCCACGACCGCATCGACGACCTCGGCCTCCGGTTGGTACGGACCGATGATGGGCGGCCGCGGCGGCTACGGTTCCGGTCGCGGCTGCGGCTACGGCTACGGCATCGCGACGACGGCCGCACCTTCCTACGAATGGCTGTACCTGCACCTCGACGCCGACGAGACGGCGCTCGTCGACGCCTATCATGCCGATCTGATCGCCACCTACGACTTCGCGGCGATGGACGCCGAGAACAGACTGTCGACGCTGGCGGAGATCCGCACGGCGCTGGCCGACTATATCCTCGAATCCGGTTTCGTCTCGGGTCTGAATCCGTGAAGCGGGTCCGCCCGGCCATGCCTGCCGCCGTGATCTTCGTTGATCTTGTCGGCCTCGAGGCCGCGGAGTCCTTCTCGAAGAATGCATCCTCGCCGACGCGCTTGACGCCGCCGGTACGTTCGTGAGCGGCATGACGCAGCGCATGATCGCGAGCGTGAACGGAATCCGCTGCGCCGGATGCTTCACCGCGATCGAGAGGGCGCTTCTGCGTCAGGGCGCGACCTCGGTCGCCATCGATCCCGCCTCGCGGATCGCCACGGTCCTCTATTCCGGAACGCGTGCGGATGCGAACGGGTATTGCGACGCGGTCCGCGCGGCAGGCTATCAGGCGACGCTGTTCGCGGTCCTGCCCGTCCCCGCGGAGGACTGAACGGCGTTTCCGACCCGCCTTTCCGAGTTCGGGCGTATAATGGAGACGGAGGGATAAGTCATGCGGCTGCTCATCGTCGAAGACCATCGCAAGATCAACGACCTGCTCGCCCGATTCGCCCGCCAGGACGGCCATGAGACCGTCCAGGCTTTTTCAGCCGAGGAGGCTTTCGCCGCACTCGCGTCGAAGACGTTCGACGCCGTCGTCACCGACCTCATGCTTCCCGACCTCCAGGGTGAGGATCTGATCCGTTCGATCCGGGCCCAGAGCGACCTCTACATCATGGTCGTCTCGGCGAAAATCGACGTCAGGGATCGCATCGACGTACTCTCGCTCGGTGCCGACGACTACCTCACGAAGCCGTTTTCCGTCAACGAGGTCATGGTCAAACTGAAAAACGTCGAAAAACGCGTCGTCACGCGATCGCCGGTCATCCGTTCCTATCATGGCGGCGAACTCCGGATCGTCCCGCTCCAGCGTCAGGTCCTGCTTCTGGGAGACCCCGTGGACCTGACCGCGCACGAGTACGACGTCCTCTGGGCGCTCGCCTCCAGACCGAAAAGAATCCTGTCGCGCGACCAGATCATCGACCTGTGCTTCGCCGACAGCGAGGCGTTCGACCGCGTCATCGACGCCCACATCAAGAACATCCGCAAAAAGCTCGGCGACTCGGCGACAGAACCGCGCTATCTGAAGACGCACTACGGCGTCGGATATCAGTTCGTGGGGAAAGCCGATGATTAGCTTCCGGGAATTCTTCCGGACGCGTATGGCGCGTTCGTTCACGCTCCTGTTCGCGGCGATGCTGCTGTTGGCGAACCTGACGGTCTACCTCGTCTCCGGCATCCAGTATGCGCGCCAGACGGAACGGCAGGAAGCCTCCTTCGTGGAAATGATGCGGCATCTGGCCGAATGGGAGGACGAGGAGACGGTCGTCGCCTTCCTCGTGCATTACGGCCATACCCATGGCGTCGAGATCCGTTACGTCGACGATCTCGGAAATCTCGTGTACGCGACCGAGGCGTTCCCCGAAGGCGTGGATCCGATCGCCATCGTGTCTTCGGAGGGAGCGCCGCTCGGAACGTTGTCGATCGGCTATCGCCAGTCGCTCTACGGCGCCGAACTCGTCTGGGGTCTGGCGTTCGTGAACGGCGTGTCCGCGCTCCTGTTCGTCGCGGCGCTGATGCTTCTGCGCCGCTACCTCGACCGCCAGTACGCGGCCCTCGACGAGGACATGGCACGCATCGGAAACAAGGGTGCGGAGTTCCGTTTCCGGGACATCGCCGCGGTCAACCTCCGCTATACGGAGGCTCTTGCGGCGGAGGAGGAACTCAAGACCATCCAGGCGCACTACGTCCGTCTGCTCGCCCATGACGTCAAGACACCGCTCACCGTGATGAAGACCTATCTCGACGGCATCCGCTCCGGACGGCTATCCTTCGACGGCGAGGTCAACGCCGAACTGCTCGCGCAGATCGCCGAGATCGAGAAGACCGTGCCCCAGTTCATCGAACAGGACCTGCGCCAGGTGTCGATCCGCCAGAACGTGACGCCGGTCGTGCGGGAACATCTCGCCAGACTCGAGGAAGTCTTCCGCACCAAGGCCATGACGGTCGTCTTCCACGGGACCGACCTGACCCTCGACATCGCGGCGGCGGACCTGGTCCGCCTCCTCGAACACCTCGTCTTCAACGCCTTCTACTACAGCGAACCGGGCGGCACCATCGAAGTCCGGATCGATGCGGCGACGAAGCGGATGACGGTGTCGGACACCGGCATCGGGATGTCCGCGGAAACCCTCAACGCGATCCGGACCGGATCGCATCGCGCGCAAGAAGCATCGAAGTACAACCAGAAGGGAAGCGGCGTCGGCTTGCAGATCGTGTTCGAGATCGCATACCGGATCGGCGCCGAGGTCGAATTCGAAAGCGAACCCGGGAAGGGCACGACCGTCATCGTCTGGTTCGAACGTGCGAATCTCGCGAAGGGCGCTTGAGCCTACGGGTACAATGAATGATCAGGGGACGGAACCGATGCACCGGTTCCGTCCCCTTCTTTCACAACAGTTCGATCGACTTCCTCGTCACCTTCACCAGGCCGTCCGTCCGCATGCGCGACAGCTCGCGCGAGAGCGACGGCCGCTCGACCGCGAAGAAGGTCGCCAGGCGTTCCTTCGTTTCGGGAATCGGGACGATCCCGCGGGGCTCTTCGCCGAGTTGCCCGCGGAGCCAGAAGAGGATCTTCGAACGCAGGTCGGGAAGCGACAGGAGCTTGACCTGCTGCTTGATCGCGAAGGTCTTCCGGCCAAGCATCCCGAGGTAGTCGGAAAGCGCGTCGGGATGGGTCGAAAGCAGACGGAAGAAGCCGTCCTGGTCGAGTTCGACGACGGTCGAATCGACGACGGCGGTGACGTTGCCGAGATAGCGGCGTTCGCAGGCGAGGGTGAGGACGTCGCCGAAGAAATCCCCCGCCGCGACCGTCTGGATCACCCATTCGCGGCCGTCGGGCATCGACGAGCGGATCTCGAGCGCGCCCTTCGTCACGTAGCCGATCCGCTCGCAGGGGTCGCCCTGGAGACGGACGAGCGCGCCGCGCTTCGCTTCCGCGGTCGTACCGCCAGCCTCTTCGATCGCCGTTTGCCAGTCATAGGGAAGTCTCATGAAACCGCCTCCGTTCGTAACATATGTTACATACAATGATGATAACATGTTTTATAATGATTGTACACATGAAGTCGCGGCGCCTTTGCCCGCGACGCGGAAAGAGGTTCCCCGATGAAACGATTCCTGTCCGCCGCGCTTGCGGCGTTCCTCGCCCTCGCGATCCTCGGCTGCGCGAAGCCGGAAGGACTGACCGCGATCGTCCCCTCCGGTTCGCCGGCACTCGCCCAGATCTATGTCCAGACCGACGGACGTCACGCGGTCAGCGTGGTGAACGGCGCCGATCCGCTCGTCGCCGCCTTCGGGTCGGGATCGCACGACGTCGTCTTCGCACCCACCAACCTCGGCGCGAAGATGATCGCCGCCGGCGCCGACTACCGCTTCGCCGCCGCGGTCGTCTGGGGAAACTACTACCTCGTCACGACCGGC encodes:
- a CDS encoding HAMP domain-containing sensor histidine kinase, with the translated sequence MISFREFFRTRMARSFTLLFAAMLLLANLTVYLVSGIQYARQTERQEASFVEMMRHLAEWEDEETVVAFLVHYGHTHGVEIRYVDDLGNLVYATEAFPEGVDPIAIVSSEGAPLGTLSIGYRQSLYGAELVWGLAFVNGVSALLFVAALMLLRRYLDRQYAALDEDMARIGNKGAEFRFRDIAAVNLRYTEALAAEEELKTIQAHYVRLLAHDVKTPLTVMKTYLDGIRSGRLSFDGEVNAELLAQIAEIEKTVPQFIEQDLRQVSIRQNVTPVVREHLARLEEVFRTKAMTVVFHGTDLTLDIAAADLVRLLEHLVFNAFYYSEPGGTIEVRIDAATKRMTVSDTGIGMSAETLNAIRTGSHRAQEASKYNQKGSGVGLQIVFEIAYRIGAEVEFESEPGKGTTVIVWFERANLAKGA
- a CDS encoding Crp/Fnr family transcriptional regulator, translating into MRLPYDWQTAIEEAGGTTAEAKRGALVRLQGDPCERIGYVTKGALEIRSSMPDGREWVIQTVAAGDFFGDVLTLACERRYLGNVTAVVDSTVVELDQDGFFRLLSTHPDALSDYLGMLGRKTFAIKQQVKLLSLPDLRSKILFWLRGQLGEEPRGIVPIPETKERLATFFAVERPSLSRELSRMRTDGLVKVTRKSIELL
- a CDS encoding SHOCT domain-containing protein, whose protein sequence is MKKRNVWIWIIVAVVVLSAAARFAFFYFSDAWNGWDAGDWPGIMPMMGGWGMPLGMLGMAAFWVFVVFVVLRTLPGRSCRSGSDATVRLKERLAGGDITIEEYETLRKKLEEDN
- a CDS encoding heavy metal-associated domain-containing protein; protein product: MTQRMIASVNGIRCAGCFTAIERALLRQGATSVAIDPASRIATVLYSGTRADANGYCDAVRAAGYQATLFAVLPVPAED
- a CDS encoding response regulator transcription factor, with amino-acid sequence MRLLIVEDHRKINDLLARFARQDGHETVQAFSAEEAFAALASKTFDAVVTDLMLPDLQGEDLIRSIRAQSDLYIMVVSAKIDVRDRIDVLSLGADDYLTKPFSVNEVMVKLKNVEKRVVTRSPVIRSYHGGELRIVPLQRQVLLLGDPVDLTAHEYDVLWALASRPKRILSRDQIIDLCFADSEAFDRVIDAHIKNIRKKLGDSATEPRYLKTHYGVGYQFVGKADD